TTTATATTTGGGTGCATTATACCCATCTCACTTAAACTTTCATGAAATGACATCCAACTAAAggatttttataaattcaagaGATAAGGTAATGTTGTTTCATATCTTGATTGAattgaataatttaatttttctttttttttttttaaattctactcATTTATACAACATAGCAAAAATGTGACATTTTGCAAAACCTCAAATGAAGTTGGTatagtttactttttttattttgtaacgttatcaatattcaaaaaaaaaattattattaatttcatgATATCTatatctatttaaattattgatgattCGATAAAATTAGAAACTATAAGTATTTCACCAAAcaattaagattttaaaaattatattgtagATTTTTTCCAAacttagattttaaaaaaaatatttatttatttatatttaaaatagtaattccAAATTTATGTTCACGTTTCTAAAAATGTTTATTAAGCTAATATATGTTAAGAAAGGTTATTGTGGGGTACAAGAATTCCGAGTAAGGCAATTACGCCACATGTCATAGCATGGCCGAGAAGGGCAGTTGCTGTGCCAAAGAGTCTACGTCCTCGGATTCTATGATCATGTCATCAATACGTCATCAAAGGAGGCCTTACGGTACAGAAAGAGCTTTGGAAAGGGGACCAGCACTGACGTGATTGAAGAACTGGTGGCTGctaccacatttaatgcatcacACCAAACTTCTTgactgcatttatgtggagaagacccttgaacagtaCTGCCTTGGTTGCCGTATCTCACAGGGGTTCAAGGAAGGTGCCTAATGGGACTAGCACTTAAGTGATGGCCtgcatgatcaacaaatggaagaCCAAGATCATCTAAAAGGGGTCTATATAAGATAGAAGGTCCCCCGGAGAAAGGGGATCGGAAAAATAGTAGAGAAAAACACTATagcacaaagaaaagaaaactgtAAATATATCCCATAGTGAGATATTCAAGAACAAATCTCCTCAGACTTGACTGAGGAGAATTATCCTTCTCAATACTGTGATTGTCTTCTGTTTTTCCTTATCTCTTTGTTATTTATGGCCCATGGTAAGCGCTATCTCACCCATAAAAGTCTATTCTTGGAGCCCgctctctaacaaattcattgtgttgggctattTGGGCATGGGTCCTTCAATCGCTTGGGCTTGGGAGTCAAATCTAGTCCTTACAGTTTTTTTTGAAGGGTGAAACATCCTCATATCTTATTAAATAGAAATAGCATCATGATACAAAGCTTGCATCATAGGTGGAGGAGATTCCTCCATCCAAATAACATCATGTACCAAATTTTTTGCATGCCTGGCTAAAAGGTGGACTACAGTATTGGCACTTCTTTTAGCAAATTGCACTTGTGACCATCTAAAACCATGCAAAAAACAAAGCACATCTTGAATAATATGGCCAACCCGTGACTTCAAACTTCTCTTCAGCTCCAATGGAGACATGATCAACTGGTTATCACCTTCCACAACCATCTCCATAAAGCCACACACCAACGCAAACTCCACCACACACCAACATGCGAGAATTTCCGCTTCCTTACTGCAAGACACCAGAGGTCCTTTACTTGAAAATGCAACCATAACTTCTCCACGGTCATTTCGTATTATGGCTCCAATCCCAGAGGCTTCTTCATCCTTGAATATCGTTGCGTCGAAGTTAAGTTTAAAGCAAGTCAGGGGTGGTGGTCTCCAACTGATCTGGTTCAAGCTTAAGGAATTTGTGGCTAGACGGGATTGGGCGCTCCTAAATTCCTCCATATAATCTTCCTCCCTTTTGTTCAAAACATTATGTGCCAGCAATTGCTTACCATGGATTATTGCATTTCTTTGGGTCCATATTAACCAAGCCTGcactaaaaaaattctaactcaTCAGAGGTGAGTCTAGCGTTCAGCTCCTCCCATAACTGCATCATGTCATCCTGACCCACATGACATTTTTGCAATCTAGCCGAGTAACCAGCCTAAACATCCTGCGCCACTACATAGTTCCATATTGCATGGATTTCAGTCTCCGCCTCTGTCTTGCAAACTTCACATCAGTTGTCTTCGATGATCCCCTTCTTTGACAAATTTTCCCGTGTTGGCAGAATGTTGTGACACGCTCACCAACCAAAAACTTTAATCTTGCTTGGCACCTTTAGTTTCCACAGAGACTTCCATACCCCTCCTCCCACAACACCCCTGGAGCTTTTGGTCCAGTCCAACCCCCTACATACCTTTCGCGCCTCACGATACCCCGACCTCACAGAGTACTCACCTGATTTTTCACCAAGCCAGACCATCATATCAGAAATAAATCTGTAACTCAATGGTACATGATAACgtcttaaaatgtatacttgttatatatctATGTGGGCGTTAGCTCCTTATTACTATAcctaatttgtataattaagccatgatttgcattagtccctattatttatctttacataatttcttgaataagatgtcattcattgtgtgtaattttctactttcaggaaatcatgtgagaaagatgagtttacaggaatttgtgagagatTGGAGGCCAAACTATAATTAAATGGAGCTAAatgaccatgcttaaatgtctaaggaggtgcagctggagtgcttggatTTCCTACTctgattggaagcttcaaataaggaaagaaaccaaagaggcaaaatctgaaaaggaaaaatctgatttgagtactgatcagtattttgggcgtatctcactcatcaaaaatccaattgacacaaagtCGGATGCTTTGGAACCATGACTTAATTATctacaactttttagttttgagtttttcgaaATTCACAAGTTTTGAAggccaaaatcaaatcacaagTTACCGCTATAAACCTGGacggaaattaaaataaaaaaaagttttattttctttggacacttagACATTAGGTTTTGGAAGGGAGGCTGTGTAGAATGAATTTTGGgcagagaaaaccttgtatttttctttctctaatggcagcctaaactctttgctagggctaggggttatgtttcttccatataatatgaatattcaatgtgattctttctaggaCTTTATCAacgacatatttgattgttcaattagatttcttttgatgtattagttcttccatgctttcaataagtttaatcatgtttttcttattgtttagatgaatttctaatagtttcaaatagaaatcaggttttaaagtgaataagtttttctgaaaacttttctaaccgcattattaatcgaggttatcatgcgttcttgaattgtctcagttcaactaaatcataagtttttaattgtataagaacaatcaattatgaaatagatattttcctagatcacaaaaaatttcatatcgatatagggaaacaccccgatgccctagtatttacattattgatttaaatcagtttttattattattcttgttaacagtcaccaagcaaaattattttttttcttcacccaaactgttatttaattatattgtctttgaatttaccctgctctttgtggttcgacctcggtactccaagaattatattgctacgatctcctgCAATTAGGAGTGAGCAAGCAGTACACGCAATATGGCTTCTGCATCATCACGATGAAAATTTTGCCAAATAAAATCTTGATCCCACCCCCTTGACACCTGGTCTATCAACTCAGAAACCatcatctcttcttcaatgttTGGTGCCGGATGGAGAACTCTGTTTATAGGATGGTTGGGGATCCAAGCATCCTTAAGAACCCGTATGTGACCTCCATTACCAACCCTCCAACATGACCCACTATGCAGAATAGGTTTGGCTGCCATGATGCTCTTCCACGTGTAGGAGCTATTAGGTGAATCAGTGGCCTCCAAAAAATGGCATCTTGGAAAATACCGAGCTTTCAAACATTGAAAAAGCAGGGACTCCTGATCTTGCATCAACCTCCAGCCTTGCTTTGCAAGCATTGCTAAATTGAATTGATGTAAGTCCTTAAATCTCATCCCTCCTTCAGATTTTGGTCTAGTTAGTTTGTCCCAGCTAAGCCAATGGATCTTCCTCTCATTTCCTACCTACCCCCACCAAAACCGCGCACACATGGACTGAAGTTCCTCACATAACTTCACAAGCAACTGAAAGACACTCATTGTGTACGTTAGGATCGATTGTGCCACTGCTTTGATTAGAATCTCCTTACCTGCTCGTGATAGAATTTTTCCTTTCCACCCTTGTAACTTTTTCTACACTCTGTCTTTGAGGAAAGAAAAGGTATGGTATTTACTCCGCCCCACCAAAGTTGGTAACCCCAAATAGGATTCAAACCTCTCTACCTAGCTTACTCCAAGCATTGCTTTGATTAACTCCCTTTTCTAGGGTAATGTATTACTACTAAAATAGACTGAAGATTTCTCCATATTTATGCATTGGCCTGAGGCTTCCGCATATAGTTTCAAAATCTCCAAGACTTCTTGTGTTTCCTTCTCAGATGGTTGGAAAAATAATAGTGAGTCATCTGCAAACAAGAGGTTTGAAATTTTCGGAGCTCTCCTACAAATAGAGACACCATGTATATGTCCTTCCAGTTCAGCTTTCTGCAAAAGAGATGCGAAaccttttgcacataaaagaaataaataaggtGACAAAGGATCTCCCTGCCTGAGTCCTCTAGTAGGAGTAATCATACCATGTGGTTTACCATTAATCAGAACAGAAAAAGAAGTTAAAgaaacacaactcatcactCTGTCAACCCATCCTCCTGGGAAACTCATCTTAAGCATGATCCGTCTTAAGAAGCTCCATTCCACCCTATCATAGGCTTTGCTGACATCCAACTTCAAAGCTAGTGACCATGTTTTACCTTTTTTCCGACCATGCATCATATGTAAAGCTTCATAGGCCACCAGCACGTTATCTGTGATCAATCTCCCTGGAACAAAGGCACTCTGTGTTGGGGCAATAATATGAGGTAAAATCTGTTTCAACCTATTTGTCAAAACCTTTGCAATAATTTTGTAGATTACATTACAAAGGCTAATAGGTCTATAATCAGACATCTTGAccgggtttttaatttttgggatgAGTACAATATAGGTATGATTTAATGTAGGCAACATATGACCATTATTAAGAAACTCAAGGGCAGCAGACACAACAGAATCACTAACAATATACcaaaatttctaataaaaaagaacattCATACCATCTGGTCCAGGTGCCTTTGTGGGTCCCATTTGGAATAAAGCTGCTTTTATTTCTTCCGCATTGAACTCATTGGTTAGAATTTGTTGCATATCAAGCGTCACCTTCTGTGGATACATATTTTCATAGTTATGATCacaaaaaaatctcataatattttcacaatatctttttttttctaaaaaaattaatttatttgttttaattgtaGTGGATACATAAGtaatattatcttattttattttgactaagAGAGATATTTCAGtttattgtcaaaaaatttctttttaatttttttttattatagtaacatttagaaaaacaaatgttggtctcaaaaaatgaaaaaaatgaaataaatgaaaaaagaaggCGAAACTGTAATATTGGTCTCTTAAGTTTACCCtgtgtgcgcaattggtccctcaagtttcaagcgagcacaattagtcccttaagttttaaaagtGAGTTGTATTAGTCCTTTTACTAACTGCCGTTAGTAATGTTACTTACGTGGCTAATGGAACAAGAACTTGGCATTACTTTTAATGATGtggctttttttattaataaaaattacaaaataaaatgctGGTTTAGCAATCTGAGAAAGCAacaacattgaaaaaaaaaattattgattcaCGCAAATGCATTCAATAGTAACTGATTTtgccattaaattttttttcctttcttcaatattttaatttatttgtagtTTTTCACCTTTCCCAATCTTCCCcttctttcactttcttttaTCTCTGATTCAGTAGtaactaattttaatttctcactctctctacaAGGAATCTTTGTCCTTTTCTCTCTAATGGCAGAAACCTCCACTCTGTGCATCTCGCCCTTGGCTTTGATCCCATCGATTTCTCGCTCCTCTTCTTTCTCTGCATTCACTTCCTCTTAAAAATCCgtaatttctcattctcttcgTCCCTCTCGTTCTCTACGTATCTCTGTCAAAGATTCTTCAGATTCCAACAACTTTTCCCCTGACGATTCATTCAGCTTCTTCTCTATCATATCCGTCAGATGCTTCTCTCTCCTCTGCGTCCCTTTGAATTTTGGCACCACTGCCATCGCTTTCACCGACAAACCCTTAGCCTCACCCATCTGTACCACTGATACCTTCGGAAAAAACATAGCCTCCGATCTCAAAGACAACGAGCTTCCTCCTCATACTGTGTGAGAACAACCAACGACCCCTGTCCCTGCTGCTAAACACGCCATCTTGGTCATTGATCCTATTTCTTTCTTATTGTTTTTGTGTCATGAAATCATTCTCTCATCCTATCAATTATAAAGAACTGTGGCTtcttgttgttattgttttttgtgtttgtgaattTTGAGGTGATGACCTTTTTAAGGGAAAAAGGAAATTATagagttttttaattttgattttagtcTTGGGTTGTCGCCGGTTGCTATCAGTCTCCCCTTTACCAGTGTGCGAATTTCTTacgttaaatttattttgtaatttttattaataaaaaagccACATCATTAAAAGTAATGCCAAGTAATTTTTTTCGTTAGCCACGTAAATAACACCACTAACGGCAGttagtaaaattattaatacaacttaattttaaaacttaagggactaattgtgctcgtttgaaacttaagggaccaattgcgcacacaAGGCAAACTTAAAGGACCAACGTTGTAGTTTCGCCAAAAAAGAATGAAGGGTCCAATTAATGGATGTCTTTAAGATATTTGTTAATAATCATTTTagcaaaagttttaatattacttAATAAGAGATCTAGGACTTAAATTCCGTTTACACTAAAAATCGATTGGtatcttagtttgatgataaagagctatcattaggagttgacatcataggttgaaaccCTCTCACAAGAATAGtatcacttttatgaaaaatacaaaaatgtgtCTGGtgtcaaaaaaattagatattttattttaaacaatagtttcaagtttcaagtttttttttaaaatacgtgtagatgaaaaagtatata
This genomic stretch from Castanea sativa cultivar Marrone di Chiusa Pesio chromosome 1, ASM4071231v1 harbors:
- the LOC142621618 gene encoding uncharacterized protein LOC142621618; translated protein: MVWLGEKSGEYSVRSGYREARKAWLIWTQRNAIIHGKQLLAHNVLNKREEDYMEEFRSAQSRLATNSLSLNQISWRPPPLTCFKLNFDATIFKDEEASGIGAIIRNDRGEVMVAFSSKGPLVSCSKEAEILACWCVVEFALVCGFMEMVVEGDNQLIMSPLELKRSLKSRVGHIIQDVLCFLHGFRWSQVQFAKRSANTVVHLLARHAKNLVHDVIWMEESPPPMMQALYHDAISI